Part of the Augochlora pura isolate Apur16 chromosome 10, APUR_v2.2.1, whole genome shotgun sequence genome, GCGTCGCTGCCTCTACCATCCTCGTACGGAAGCGGAAGGTAAATAGttttcattatataaaaataactttttcccgCATTGGATCTGCGTATCTGTGGTTCAAGATTCGCACGCAATTGGCATGGCTATGCCTAAATTCGGAGTTCTCAATAAACTCCACTTATTTGcaatataagtaatttataagtTTAAAAGATATGCGTAAATGCGAGaacacagacacacacacacatttACGTTTAGCAAGGAGCGTGACtctcaatttcttttctttttctttgcttATTAGACCTTTTTTTTATATGGAAGTATCTTTCAAATGAAGTACCTGGACTCGAGTATTTGcttgtatttattcattggtAATGCAATATAGTGGACAGTTTACAAAACTGATTCGATATAGAAACAATCGTGTACATTTTCCAAAGGCGACGAATACATTTCACATTTTACCTCGAAAAGATCttgttcgatttttatacGCCACGTtcttacatatattatacatattataacgaacatatttaatataggaAATGACTAGTTAGAAGGGGTATCGTATCTGCTTTATTACTCAGAAGCTTTGGCTGGCTTGGAGgcttattatttctaattaagtTTGCAATTAAGCCAATTGTATGGCTAGAGCTTGATCGTGTTTATCCTCGCGTCTCTAACATTACTAATAAAAACTTTTTACATATACATGTTTAATTGATATACATAATGTCACGCCCAAActtcttcaaatattcaagtaacgtgtatatatatctacatatacatatacgcaaatttgaaagaaaaaaaactactagaaagaaacaataataataacagttcgTGCCAAGTCGCAATTTACATTCGACACACActtcttgattttatttcgaagtcCGTGAACACTTTTTCCGAAATGATTGTTGAcatacaaaaaagaaaaaagaaaaaaaagaaagctgtGTACTAATGATTTTGACACGTAACAATTGGAAAAAAAACATAGTAAActaagaaaaatgaagaaggAGGGGAAAATAGAAAGGCAAAATGAAGTTGCCCTAATGCAGTGTGTGCTTTTTCCTTCCCTCGTGCATTCCCTCTCGTGCAACTACGACAAACCAATCGATTGTTCGACGATTAAAGGGAAATTAACAGCAAGAAAGCCGTGACAAGCTACAGCCCTTGGCGGCGAGTTGCTACTAAGCTCGGAGTCAAGTAAGTCTCAGATATCTGATGTGTTCCTCCTATTCTGTCGAAGCGTTCGTTACGTTTCTGTTCGTGTATAAACCATCCTACACAGTAGTAGGATGACCCGCGTCTATCGTTCCTCGATTCTTTTTCTCGCACACATTGTCTAAAAAGGCCGGTCGAGTTTGCCTCTATGTTGTACTGAAAAAAAGAGACATTATCACCTCGCCCCGCCCTCTGCCTATGCTCCTGCCTTGCTTCTCTGATTTGTGTTCCATTCAATAACATATTCTGTGTCTACACTTTTTTGTACTTTTACACGAGTCTGTAAACTCGCAGTATCAAATAATCAAGCATACTCCTCTCGTCGAGCATTATCAGGAATGAATTACTGTAAGTTATACTTCCatgtgtttaattaatatgaatatctTCGACCTCTTCCTTCTCTTAGCTGTTTCTATTGTACTAAAGATTTATGAACTCTATATACGCCTTTGAATGTTTTTCTCTAAACTCATAATCtacattttatgttttatgtataatatatttattactttagcGACGACGTACTGAATGTGCTCTATACATGCCtatgaatcatttttattagcaccaatatataatatacgtgAATGCATAATTACCAATCATAGAGTTGTTACATTCAGTACATCCCCCCTCTCTTTAcctgaatataaatatttaaaacatttgtcCGTCGTCAGTGACCCTCCCACGTACGtagtaaaattctaaatttcatttatagtaATGTTGATGCtccatttttatcattcaACGTTATTGAAACACCTTGACACATTGGTACGAATCAGTTACAAAAAACTGTACCCCCAGTAactaagatttttaaaattatagtcGTGGTTGTTTTTCTGTTGAACGTAAGAAATTGACTCTACACATGTTTACCTATGTACGTGtatgacgaataaaatttaggTGCTGCTATGCcgattatataatacatatatgtgtgTAAGGTAATATATATTGATGTACCGGTAAAACTGCTgtaattatctaatttataCAGTTCCGTTACTATGGTTTTCAGGAGAACatatattttgtaagaaaCGTCTCACAGTATTCTAACGTATATAATTGACTTTTTCTTTCAGTCAAACAATAAACGAAGAGAAGGATGGGGATGGACAACATCGTGACATATCGAGGTTTGTATAAAGATCTGTTCTCCTAACAGTTTTAGtcactataataaaataaataattaattctcgtatttatttgaatatttcagtGGTTGGGAAGAATTTGATATCTGCGACGACACTCATCAGTTTACCGTGGACGATTTGGAAGGTCTGGATCCTGAATTGGGCCTAGCTAAAGAAGAAACCGATTCCTGGAGTGCTGCCATTGGGCAAAACATTGCCTTGCGACTCGTCGACAATTGCGAGCGAAAAGTAAAGAGACAGGAGCACATTTACGAATTCGTTCTTACCGAGAAGCATCATTGCTTGGTGCTTCTTGCTATGGAGAGAATCTTCGCGGAGGGTCTCCGGCGTCACTTTCGTTTCGGCCAGCCAGACCTGGAGCGCATGTTCCCCAGACTCCGCGACCTCATCGATATTCATTTACGATTTCTGCAAAAGTTACGGAAGCGGCAAAATGCGAATCCTGTTGTTCCTACGATCGCTGATATACTCGTCGATCAATTCGCTAGCGAAAATGCGCAACGTATGAAGAGTGCCTATGGAGAATTCTGTAGTCGTCACAGAGATGCTGTCGAGGCTTACAAGTATTATTTCCGACACGATCCTCGCTTTGCTCGATTTGTACGACATTGTCAGGTAATTATACAACatccaaaattattaaaattcaaattaaattattaccaaaattatttacgtcTTTATATAGTCACACCCTCTGCTAAAAAAGAAGGGGATTCCCGAGTGCATTTTATTCGTTACCCAAcgtttaacaaaatatccGCTGTTAGTCGAACCGCTTATAAAAACTGGCATTGCACAAGAAGAGGGCGAAGATCTGCGCAAAGCCTTAAGCCTTGTTAAAGAAATCTTAGCGGATGTGGACGCTTGCGTAGCCGATAAGGAAAGAGAAGATAGGAAGCTAGAGATCTATAATAAGTAAGTGAATTTAATGACTCATTTAGTGCATTTCCGAGTGCGGTTAACTAAcacattattttcatcgttaTTATATAGGATTGATGCAAAATCGTTCGCGACATATCGTGGCGTTAAATTCAAAAAGTCAGATATCATGGCATTTAATAGAGTACTGAAATTCGAAGGTACTGCGTACTTAATGCAAGGTCGTGGAAAAATGACTGCCATTGTAGTAGTTGTTCTGtccgatatattatttttcttggcCGAGAGGGATCAGAAGTATGCCTTTTTTGTGCCTGACAATAAGGCTGGTATAGTATCGCTTCAGAAACTACTAGTGCGCGAGAAGGCTGGTCAAGAGTCTAGAGGAATCTATTTAATAAGTAGCAATCCAGCTGAACCGGAAATGTTTGAGTTAAAAATTCAGAAGCCCAAAGACAAACATTTGTGGATCCAAGCAATTAGATCGGCGGTCGAAGCTTGCCCGCAAGACGCCGACAATGAATCCGATACGattactgaaaataatagCAGCAATGAATTGAGAGACACCCGTTCTTCCTCTATATCATTACTCTCTGTCGAAGAAAGACAACGCCTAGTTAAAACTAAAGAAACACATATCCAGAAAATAGTTGGTACGTATAACTTATCGTTAGTTTATCTATTATATGATtcataatgtttaaaaattcaatattcagcTGAACTACGAAAGAAGGACACCGAGCAAGCACTTTTACTGGAAGAAAAACTTAACCTGCAAATGCAACTTTCAAGCGCCGCGAATATATGGGGAAATGAAACCAATGATACCGAACGGTTAGAAAAGGGTGACAAAGAGATTCCGGATTATACTAGACTAGTTCACAACGAAGGGACTGATACTACGCAATTATGGAAAGAGGTTACTAATTTCGTTTAACATCGTATTTTTAACGCTTTTTTACATAGTCTTGAAAAcgggaataaaatttatcttcacaGGTGGTTATGGCTGTACAAGAAGCAACAAGACTTGCTAGCTCATTATCGTTTAGTACAGGCGGTGCTACTCTTTCAAGGAGTTTAAGTTCTGCGGGTGAACGGCATAGCGAAACCTACGTACCAGCTGCTCTTAGTGTACCACGGAGAGCAGAAACGTTTGCTGGTTTCGACCACAACAAGGTAAATATGCAATCCTAAATCTACAAAAAcggatgtaacaatttttgattcTTTTCAGGAAAAATATCCATTACGAGATTCAGCGGCAGTTCAGTCGGTAATTTTTCTTCCAAAAGTCGGCGAATTCATGAAAGAGAACCCAGGAGACAAGGAATCTCAAGATCCCGAAGCGAACAAGGATCAACAATGGGCAGCGATCCGTTTGTCACATCACGTTTATACGCTGCTCTGTCTAATTAGTAGCCAGATGACGACAATCGATAGTTTACAGGCTCAATTAGCTGCGTGTAAAGATGGAAGTATAAGCAAACCAAATAATAGACCTAATACAAACCGCCAGTTAGAAGAGTTGCGCAACTTGCAAGATCAATTAAGCCGAGAGAAAGCGGCGTTCCGTGCTGCTTCCCAGCAAGAACAAAAACAGCTGGAAGAGGAGAGAGCCGAGTTGGCGAGACAGCGTGAACAGCTCGCGGCAGAGAAGCAGGATGTAACACAACAGAGAGACCAATTGTATCGGCGACTCGAGGCATTGGAGAGACAAGGTGTGACATTGGTTGCAGGCGCGGCGCCAGGATCCGCGACCATTCATCTGTCTCACATGTCGCAAGGAACGGATACGATACAGACACGAAAATCTCAGCTAGATGCTAAACGGATACcgttaaatttaattagcgCTACTAATCAACAAAAAGTGCAAAGCAATCTTCCTGTGAAACAGCAGTTGCCTTTGAAACTTGCTAGCGGAAGTAACAATAATACTAGGtatgtataacaatttctaaattgtGTTACCAATTAATCTTTGAAACTGAAACGATGACATACCACCTGGATTATTATGAAATGTTAGATATACTgttgaagaaatatatttaattattaaataattttccacaGACTGAAATTCTTCTATAACGAATAGAAGGGGGCGCATTTtaatctttctctttctctgtatgACTAACAGGAGTGGAGGCACAAGTAATAATAGTCCTGATCGACATTCACGAACCGGTAGTAGTCCGGCAATCGTGGGTAGCTCAACGTATTCTTCCCCGGAACTAGGTAACAATAACGCTAGCACCAGTCAAATTCATTCTTCGAACCGTTCTCTACGAATCACCCGGTCTCCTCCGGAGTATCCTCATTATCAACCGCAGCCGCAGCAACCACCACCCccgcaacagcaacaacagcatCAACGAACCGAACAGCAACAACCGTTGGAGGAAGAGGTAATTTTTTTCTGACGACTCCTTCGTTTCGGTCGAAAGCATTCTCGATCCTCTCGTCCTACAACTGGCGAAGCTACCCCTACGTCTCAACTAACTCCTTCACGGAATCAATCAAAAGATGCTCAACCTAGAAGCCGTGTCAAATCATTTTGACTTTCAACATTCACGcggtaataattttgaattatcattttgaatatttttcttgtagcATTTTTGacattgatttcaatttttcatcgatcattCTTCGTTCGCTCGTCACTTTCTCCTTTATCtgttcctttctctctctctctctctctctctctctctctctccccctctatatctctctttcttcatcttttattttcgtctTCCTTGCTCAgtgataatttttatggtgTTGTACATTAAAATGCAACATGGTACATTAATAATGCATTTAACGTATCTATAAAATCGCGTGActgtcaataaaaaaaaaaagaacatacatacgtattattctgaataaatcgataaaaaagGATATCGTTACTTTCCAACTGCTATTGAaggcaataatataatttttatgcaaagtcTCACGAAACCTaccgtagaaaaaaaaaagagaattaatgTAACATATATATGGACAAATAAAAGGATAACAATTAGTAGTCACAACTATTTGGGAGAacaaaaaaaagtaaataaaagtattaagaaaGCCGGCTTGGTGAGAGGTAGTTCAGCCGATCTTGTTGAATTCTTGCTCGTTATGTTATTAAGCCGACTGACAATTTTAGAGACATGATTTTAGATGAATCTTTTAAACAAATCTGTTGCTGCTTGCTGAAACATGGCAAGGTTAGAGAATTAGATTATAATTAGGAGTGCATATACATGAACAGatgtatatatacttttttcaTGACATATGTATGATGAAGTCACATGTACGTATGTTGGGTTCAAAACTTGTGCGGAAGTGTATGTAAATGCGTgcatatgaataaaattcatgaaCACATGCATACGTGTACAGCTCCATTTTACCAAGAATGTACACATATGCACCTATACTTTGTGTACGCACGTATATGAAAGGATATGTGAGTGATCGCGGTAGTTTATTCTTACATCATAactttaaaagtattttaatatgtgCTAAAGCGACGgataagatataaattatcattggTGACAAATCGTTGTTATGTGTGCCAAGCCACAGTTGAAAATCGTTAATTTTTCGGTATCATTGATCGCATATCATTTGTTCGACAATACTATCGTCCTCCCCTCAATTTAAGTTGGACAAACACGGATCAACcatcatattttctatttaatatttttaattcgagatTTTCCACTGCCATTATTGTTAATCTGaccccctttttctcttttcgactgtttacaatttattttatttattgcatcgcgtatattttcgattatccgaagtattttttatttataagatttttttaaaaataaagaccGTTCTCAAGTATTTGCGGAATCTGGAATCCATTTCAGAGAAAGTACTATACAAACTATGATGATCATACTGCACGTTCGAAGTggttatacattataaattctcatttattaatcgttaaggcaagaaattatatttaaaattgagatCCGTACGGATAACAAAgacaaaataagaaattatctTTGAAGACATGACCCTAGAACGTAGatcgttataataaaatcagaattttgttttgatacatatagatatatatatatatataaatatatgaacatatataaatattatatacatattagaTAGCGTATATGCTTGCCTCAGAAGATGCTGTAGCGTGCAATATGATCGAATGGAGGACAGCGTCGTAGAGGCATGATAATGATGAAACATGtgactaattaatttaacatcgTAGGGCAACATAAAGCAACAGTATCGACTTGTCTCAAATCAATCATGGTGACAATAGTTCTTCAAAGTATTTCTGTAAGATGTAAAGCGtgagggaaaaaaaaacataacgAGTTTTTACAAGTCTACTACTAAAAAAAAGTCTCAGCATGtatcagaatataaataatattgtattgatcTTGTTAACAGCCTTCATAGATGAGTGTTCGACTTCATTTCAAGACcactaaaatacaaattataaactgTTCTTAGTGTTATAATGTACACGATAAAAGAAACCCATGAAACATATGCGAAAGGTAAGATCTAAACACCGAGAGATGTAATTCCAAAGAAATCATTCCAGATATGTATGTACGCGCGCACTCACACGTATGTAtgcattaaacaaaaaaagaaaatgtattctttACATGTGTTAAGAGCATTCCGCTATGTCAGATATAACTCGATGTGATTAAAAAGtcgttgttattaaatatttttccttgtaCAATGAAGTCGCACACCATCTTTTGGGTAacacaaaaaaagaaaaatcaaattggATTAACAACTAAAAAAAAGTAGTGCGGCGGCCTACGTGCGTCACGTGGCATCTAAAGAAATTCGATGCCACACGACTGCATAAGTTTAAAAGAGgatataaagaattattagcaACGCGGTTTTCCACGTTTTAGTGAATCTTTACGTCCCTGATGCTCATGGGAAGTATTTTTGTACGTTTACTCTGTACCTACTATTTTACTCTAAAGCTATATCTACTGTTATCATTGTGATACTCGCTACTGCGATCGTCTTTGGAAacgttaatataaaattataataatctaataaaatgaACCGCGTATCTATTTTAAGACACGCTCGCTCGATGCATTAGTATTAATTCTCTTAGACttgatcaattttaaactaaaaacCGATTCATTCGGTTCGCaacctaataataattgttattattgtgttaCTCGCTTGATTACTTCATCAAGATTACCATTTACTAACACAATACGCTAAATACGTCTATTTTATGACAATTACAAGTTATAAGCTCCTATTTTACTAAATCCATATACCGCAAGATGAGATGATTTTTCTGTAAGGCGATCCATCAACATTAACCTGTTACTTGGCAAgagtaaacaaatatttacgatatttttcttcttccaacTTTATACATCTATGTATgcgtatacatatttatatttgtatacgTATACCTATAGATATGCATGCGTATATAcggtgtatattatatatgatatatatataatatacacgcacacacacactcaTAAACACTGGTATGTGATTTACATTCCTTAACGTTTATATACACATGTTTTGCTGCATTTTTCGATcgataaaaaagaatcgcTGTTAAATCATTAGCCgcataaagaaataatatctatttattataaatgtacataCAACCGTTATTGTAATAAAGAAGAACGTGAGAGAAATGTACGATTATGTTAATGTTACGTGATATTTCTCTTCtgtttattacatttacttaCAAAAACTCTTCGCATTTACAAATTCTTATCCTATCACTTTCATTCAATACGGCTTGGTTCTGTGCTGACGATCACGTCCTTTGCCAGTGCCGATTTTCGCCACCAATTTATGGCTGGAATTCTGTTCTAACACTGTCGTTTCTCCTTTCCTCCAAATGTTTATATACCCGCCTTCCCCCACTGTCACCAAGGAACCACTctgtaaattatacattttcaagtattatttttctgtttagaCAACGgattacatattacatataattccATCAAAATAATACCTTCTCGTGCAACCAACTATCACGCACTAATTGTTTATTTCCCACCATGTTGTAGCATACTTCTAATCGGTCGTTTATAATACTCATGCATCTTAAATTTtctctgaaaaatattaataagaacaattgaaataataaaataagcgaaaaatgattattctcaaataaatgttattttaagtttTGTTTGTTTGAGTTTTTAAATGATGTTGTAATTTACCCTTTAACATTGCTGGAACCTGCAAGAAGGAATGCTTGATCCAATGCATTTGAGGTATGAAATCTGACTGTATAACAATTGTCTGGATCAtcattctaaaaaaaaatacagtatacATACAAAggtcattattatattaatactgtttacaaacatattattgtCAACAGAGATTatgattaatgtaattaaacatATACTAACTTGGGATACTACCAAATCATTGCGTTCGAATTTTGCATACGGTGTGGCATCTTCACAGTCCCAAAGTTGCAACGAATGTGTATGAGTTGTACACCAAAGATTATCATCATTCAGCCAGCCTATCCTATCCTGTTATTTGACAGTTATGTTTAATACATACGGtctaatttctataatatttgctactaaaataattgtaacttaCTACAGAAGACTCTGTGTTTAAAGAATAGGTGAGTGCAGAATCTTCTGTCGGTTGTGTGAGGTCAAATACATTAATCAAACCATCTGTACTACCAGTTGCTAAGACATCCTGCTTCTTAGAGTGAAATGCCAAACAGGTCACATCTTCCATGTGAGATTCCCAGTACCCACCGAGaagagtatttttattagcatGTCGCGTATcccaaaataaaatgaatgcaTCTCCTCCAATATGTTCAGTTCCACCTGCTATAAGTCTCTCATCGTTGCTTATATCAAAACTACAGAGGGGTTTTAATTTCCCATCTTCTGTGCTATCTGAGAAAGAGATACCAATGTTAACATTTACATTATACGCattatattctaaaatgtttaattgattTGTTAGTAAAGACCTTTAAATTCTGCAATAACTTTCCCTTTGGCACGCAAGTCGCATGCTGTAATATACCCATCATTCGTTGCagtgtataaaatgtttttagaaGTAGGACTAAATCTTATACCAACAATTGGAGCTTGATTATGGGATAATGTTGCGATTTGAGTTAAACTTTCTCCGACAGAGTATATTACACAGGTACGATCAGACAGAGCGGTGCCAATTCTGAATTCTGGATCACTATATAAACATAAGTTAttgatagaatattttagaaatatatctCGAACATATAGTTCTATGAAATAGTTTATGTCAAATTTAATTCGGATAACgggaaataaattcgaattctgtaaaacaacaaaaagtaaaataaaaatttatataaaatatttataaatttttatatacggAATTTGTTTACGCATTATTCTAcgtaaacaaattcgaaacatATTGcacagaaatgaatttttttaaaatgattggTTCCTGCATGCAATACGCGAAAATCATATTTGAAACGAAATGGAGGGAAAAATTTGTAGCTCCGGTTTAGAGATATTTGCGAATAGAACGTGCTCGAGCACTGAAAAAATTGGTTAACGCGAAGAAACCGGTTGACTTGACATAAAAAGCTACATaaagatatgtaaaatttGCCTTTGTGTTCCACAGACTCCAAGGACGTAATTACGATCGAGAGACACAGCCTCTTCTATCTTTGATATTAATTCTACTCTTCTTTTCATCGTTGCGCGATTGTCATCGTATTTGCGTTTGTTATGATCGACACTTAGCCTCTTTAAAGACTCGACTATTTTTGCCATTCTACACGGCTCCGAAATTTCAAACAACTATCACGAAGTTAAGGTTAATATCACGTCCAGAATATATGTAGTCATAAGTCTACCGAAATCTAAACTACATACTTTGTCGCTTTGAACTGTGGTTACAAATCGTTGGATATATTGTTGCGAACCATTTTTCGGTGcatatttacaaaatgtatttatttcttatttcgaccagaagatttttcaaagtatgtagcagcaaaatttttaaatttaatttctttattgctCATGCACtcgatagaaagaaaaattaaatataaaattggaaCGTGATACATAGCAGCTACATAATTGGGGTGAAAACGTACTTCCCATCGATCGGTGGCGCCACTGACATTGActgacatttattttaaatttaaaaccTTCCTTTCTTAAACTATAGTTTGATTCtatggaatattaatttacttaaattcaTTCGCGTTTAAGGGAAAAGGTACTGATCTAAtgattcttttgttttctgttgtattattttcattatttacaaaaattacattaaatactCTCCAGCGAtgttttttcataaaaatgggGCGCTAATTCCAACAACCACTCCGGTTGTATTACAGTTATATCCTTcatatatgttttatttgtttgcaaAACTTCACAGAAGAGTAACctaaaagaaatagagaatttAACAAACCATGTACAGTATGAGTatggaaaattaaagtatttaattgaTTGAACAAACCATTGCGGTTGTTGAAGTGTATATAGACAACTATTCGGGTGTATGTATAAATCTTTGTTACCACGCACAGTCTTATATACTCCAGTGTAATGCAAATATGCTGCTTTTGGAAAAAGTCCGGCTGTTATACATTTCAAGATTTGTTCTACATTTCCTAACGAGAAACAGAAGATTTTATCGTTAACACAGTGTTTTTTTATAGCGTATTTTAATAGCAAACTGTATTTACCATTACTAGAAATCAATGGAATGTCTAGTTTCCTCATCAGAGAGTGCATTTGCGTTCGAATTTCGCTAGCTCGTCGTAACgctttaaaattaagaaaatttttctgacaCCACGCGGATATTTTGTTCTTCTCGTAAGCAGTGTACACGTTGAGCATAGTTAAAAGGTCGCCCTCTTCGACCTCAAATTTTCTATGCGCCACTCTGGCTTTTATAGCGGCTTGACCGCCGGCTGGTCTTATGAATACATTTTGTACTTGCAGCATCGCAAGGATCATTGTAAATTCTTTCGAACATCCCATTTCACCTATACACAAAAAGATcttgttaacaatatttttgccaacgtcttgttaataaattttgtcacTAAAATATTACCTGATACTATGAGAGATTTTGCTAAAACAGGTTCCAACGGCATTTCCGCCATGGTAATACCTAACGGCATTGTTAATTCTCCATTTCTGTCTATTGCACCTAATGCATAAAGCAATTCTAAGCCTGCGAGAAGATTTTTGCTTGGTGGGGCAGAGGGGAAATTGAATCTTAAGACATTATCAATGCCCAAAgcttttaattgtaaaatggcTGGTGCCAAATCGGAACGCTGCATTTCCGGTGGCATTGCTTCAAACAATTCGGAATACGCTTCTTCTGTGTATAATCTGTACAGGAAAAATGTATGTAAATGTGATACATACGTACATTTAAACGTAACTATGAAACAAACCTATATGCTTTTCCTGATTGAACGCGCCCTGCTCTACCGGCCCGTTGGTCGGCTGACGCTCTCGACACAGGAACGATTATCACAGAATTGGTCTGTGTCTCCGCTTCAAACCAAGGAATTTTAACAAAACCGCTGTCGATTACTAAACATAAAACGCAATATCTCGATTACAGTTCTTTTCGGTAACAGTAATGCGCCTACTACTATTTAAGAGACCTACAATATAATAGATGTATTCTAGTTAAAATTGACGTtatgtaatagaaaaattaattgaacaacTCGAAGCAGTGATTTTGTCTTTACCATAAACGATGTTTGGAATGGTAATGGATGTTTCAGCTATGTTTGTTGCCACAACTACTTT contains:
- the LOC144476220 gene encoding WD repeat-containing protein 89, whose amino-acid sequence is MAKIVESLKRLSVDHNKRKYDDNRATMKRRVELISKIEEAVSLDRNYVLGVCGTQSDPEFRIGTALSDRTCVIYSVGESLTQIATLSHNQAPIVGIRFSPTSKNILYTATNDGYITACDLRAKGKVIAEFKDSTEDGKLKPLCSFDISNDERLIAGGTEHIGGDAFILFWDTRHANKNTLLGGYWESHMEDVTCLAFHSKKQDVLATGSTDGLINVFDLTQPTEDSALTYSLNTESSVDRIGWLNDDNLWCTTHTHSLQLWDCEDATPYAKFERNDLVVSQNDDPDNCYTVRFHTSNALDQAFLLAGSSNVKGENLRCMSIINDRLEVCYNMVGNKQLVRDSWLHEKSGSLVTVGEGGYINIWRKGETTVLEQNSSHKLVAKIGTGKGRDRQHRTKPY
- the LOC144475608 gene encoding putative ATP-dependent RNA helicase DHX35 isoform X2: MSTKPIFLKPGDGSWQEDKPDIDAHSSTQFVYNAHHSLAIHMQRQRLPTFKYRSHIIYLLEKYQTLVLIGETGCGKSTQLPQYLLEAGWCANGKMIGITEPRRVAATSLASRVADERNCVLGTEVGYSIRFDNCVDETTRIKYLTEGILLRELMGDPLLTNYSVIVIDEVHERTLMTDIIMGLLKKIIRKRRSLKVVVCSATVDAEQLRDFFNTNTTKDSTKDTAVILTVEGRLYPVDTFYVKESVANYVKAVVDTVLKIHENEEPGDILAFLTGLDEVDQAVSLLSEHAKLIQEGKLKLLPLAMYGSLPNSEQLKVFWRAAKDTRKVVVATNIAETSITIPNIVYVIDSGFVKIPWFEAETQTNSVIIVPVSRASADQRAGRAGRVQSGKAYRLYTEEAYSELFEAMPPEMQRSDLAPAILQLKALGIDNVLRFNFPSAPPSKNLLAGLELLYALGAIDRNGELTMPLGITMAEMPLEPVLAKSLIVSGEMGCSKEFTMILAMLQVQNVFIRPAGGQAAIKARVAHRKFEVEEGDLLTMLNVYTAYEKNKISAWCQKNFLNFKALRRASEIRTQMHSLMRKLDIPLISSNGNVEQILKCITAGLFPKAAYLHYTGVYKTVRGNKDLYIHPNSCLYTLQQPQWLLFCEVLQTNKTYMKDITVIQPEWLLELAPHFYEKTSLESI